In a single window of the Terriglobus roseus genome:
- a CDS encoding ATP-dependent Clp protease ATP-binding subunit, protein MFERYTEKARRVIFFARYEASQFGSPYIETEHLLLGLLREDKALTNRFLRSHASVESIRKQIEGHTTIREKVSTSVDLPLSNECKRVLAYAAEEAERLSHKHIGTEHLLLGLLREEKCFAAEILMERGLRLPTIREELQRTTQEKPAAQQGSGKQGRAQQQGGGGEQSMLAEFSRDLTQAAMDQQLDPLVGRDTEVDRVIQILCRRTKNNPVLIGEPGVGKTAIVEGLAQKIADGEVPSFLADKRVLSLDLSLIVAGTKYRGQFEERLKTIMKELMENQNSIVFIDELHTLVGAGSAEGSLDAANILKPALSRGEIQCIGATTPAEFRKSIEKDRSLERRFQAVKVPPPNEEDAIKIIMGIKDKYEKFHAVSYTDEAITYSVTHSSRYIPDRFLPDKAIDLIDEAGARVKLRQTTLPDELTEVQKRIKFIVHRMENAIANHEFEKARFYSDEERKERENLRALRDKYHLDDSSSGIVTKEDIEDVVSRWTGVPINSLKEEEMSKLMRVEEELHKRVISQEKAISALSRAIRRSRAGLKNPARPIGSFLFLGPTGVGKTEMARTLAQFLFGSDKSLIRFDMSEFMEKHSISKLIGSPPGYVGYEEGGQLTERVKRSPYSVVLLDEIEKAHPDVFNLLLQVFEDGHLTDGLGNTVDFKNTILIMTSNIGAKHLMKREGLGFASNKEEIVLEKMEEMVKAEVKRTFNPEFINRLDEIIVFTSLSDADLMQILELLVQNLNTNLVHKAITISVNDEAKKWILDKTLVDRSYGARPLRRALQRYVEDPLSEALIAGQITARPAFLEVYLSGDKLFYRPVAQEGDEQMEGAALAIV, encoded by the coding sequence ATGTTCGAGCGTTACACCGAAAAAGCGCGGCGCGTGATCTTCTTTGCGCGTTACGAAGCAAGTCAATTTGGCTCGCCCTACATCGAGACGGAGCACCTGTTGCTGGGCCTGCTCCGCGAGGACAAGGCGCTGACCAACCGGTTCCTCCGATCGCACGCCTCGGTGGAGTCCATCCGCAAACAGATTGAAGGACACACGACCATTCGTGAGAAGGTTTCGACTTCGGTCGATCTCCCCCTCTCCAACGAGTGCAAGCGTGTTCTGGCCTACGCCGCAGAGGAAGCCGAGCGGCTGAGCCACAAACACATTGGCACGGAGCACCTCCTGCTGGGTCTGCTGCGCGAAGAGAAGTGCTTCGCCGCGGAGATCCTGATGGAGCGTGGCCTGCGCCTTCCTACCATCCGAGAAGAACTCCAGCGCACCACGCAGGAGAAGCCGGCGGCACAGCAGGGAAGCGGCAAGCAGGGCCGCGCCCAGCAGCAGGGCGGCGGTGGCGAACAGAGCATGCTCGCCGAGTTCTCCCGTGACCTGACGCAGGCCGCCATGGATCAGCAGCTGGATCCGCTGGTGGGCCGTGACACGGAAGTCGATCGCGTCATCCAAATTCTCTGCCGCCGGACCAAGAACAACCCGGTCCTCATCGGCGAGCCTGGCGTGGGTAAGACGGCAATCGTCGAAGGTCTGGCGCAGAAGATCGCCGACGGCGAAGTCCCCAGCTTTCTGGCGGATAAGCGCGTCCTGTCGCTCGACCTTTCGCTGATCGTTGCGGGCACCAAGTACCGCGGCCAATTCGAAGAGCGCCTGAAGACCATCATGAAAGAACTGATGGAGAACCAGAACAGTATCGTCTTCATTGACGAGCTGCACACCCTGGTGGGCGCTGGATCGGCCGAGGGATCGCTAGACGCCGCCAATATCCTGAAGCCGGCACTCTCGCGCGGCGAGATCCAGTGCATCGGCGCCACTACCCCTGCGGAGTTCCGCAAGTCGATTGAAAAGGATCGCTCGCTGGAACGGCGCTTCCAGGCTGTGAAGGTACCGCCCCCCAACGAAGAAGATGCCATCAAGATCATCATGGGCATCAAGGACAAATACGAGAAGTTCCACGCGGTCAGCTACACGGATGAGGCCATCACCTACTCCGTCACGCATTCCTCGCGGTACATCCCGGACCGTTTCCTGCCGGACAAGGCCATCGATCTGATCGACGAGGCGGGCGCTCGCGTGAAACTACGCCAGACCACCCTGCCCGACGAACTGACTGAGGTCCAGAAGCGCATCAAGTTCATCGTGCACCGCATGGAGAACGCCATCGCGAACCACGAGTTCGAGAAGGCGCGCTTCTACAGCGACGAAGAGCGTAAAGAGCGTGAGAACCTTCGCGCCCTGCGTGACAAGTACCACCTTGACGATTCCTCCTCGGGCATTGTGACCAAGGAAGACATTGAGGACGTGGTCAGCCGCTGGACGGGCGTACCCATCAACTCGCTGAAGGAAGAAGAGATGTCGAAGCTGATGCGCGTGGAGGAAGAACTCCACAAGCGTGTCATCAGCCAGGAGAAGGCGATCAGTGCCCTCTCCCGCGCCATCCGCCGTTCGCGTGCGGGCCTCAAGAACCCTGCGCGTCCCATCGGTTCCTTCCTCTTCCTCGGACCCACCGGCGTCGGCAAAACGGAGATGGCGCGCACTCTGGCGCAGTTCCTCTTCGGCAGCGACAAGAGCCTCATCCGCTTCGATATGTCGGAGTTCATGGAGAAGCACTCGATCAGCAAGCTGATCGGTTCGCCTCCGGGCTACGTTGGTTACGAAGAGGGCGGTCAGCTCACCGAGCGCGTCAAGCGGTCGCCATATTCGGTCGTGCTCCTCGACGAAATCGAGAAGGCGCATCCGGATGTCTTTAACTTGCTGTTGCAGGTCTTTGAAGACGGCCACCTGACCGACGGCCTGGGCAACACCGTCGACTTCAAGAACACGATCCTCATCATGACGTCGAACATCGGCGCCAAGCACCTGATGAAGCGTGAAGGCCTCGGCTTCGCCTCGAACAAGGAAGAGATTGTTCTGGAGAAGATGGAGGAGATGGTGAAGGCGGAAGTGAAGCGTACCTTCAACCCTGAATTCATCAACCGCCTGGACGAGATCATCGTCTTCACGTCGCTATCGGATGCGGACCTGATGCAGATCCTGGAGCTGCTGGTGCAGAACCTCAACACCAACCTGGTGCACAAGGCCATCACTATCAGCGTCAACGACGAGGCCAAGAAGTGGATCCTCGACAAGACACTCGTCGACCGCAGCTACGGCGCGCGTCCGCTACGCCGCGCCCTCCAGCGCTACGTGGAAGATCCGCTCTCCGAGGCGCTGATCGCGGGCCAGATCACAGCACGGCCGGCGTTCCTTGAGGTCTACCTGTCGGGCGACAAGCTCTTCTACCGTCCCGTCGCGCAGGAAGGCGACGAGCAGATGGAAGGCGCCGCACTCGCCATCGTCTAG